In a single window of the Antennarius striatus isolate MH-2024 chromosome 3, ASM4005453v1, whole genome shotgun sequence genome:
- the pmpca gene encoding mitochondrial-processing peptidase subunit alpha has protein sequence MATHMSKCRSWRCVQRFGIAAYRKYSSGGTYPNVSLSSPLPGIPKPVFASVDGQEKYETKITTLENGLKVASQNKFGQFCTVGVLVNSGSRHEAKYPSGIAHFIEKLAFCSTAQYTSKDEILLALEKHGGICDCQTSRDTTMYAVSAEVKGLDTVVNLLSDAVLQPRLLDEEIEMTKMAVRFELEDLNMRPDPEPLLTEMIHAAAYRGNTVGLPRFCPVDSVDKIDKGTLHSYLRNYFCPERMVLAGVGIEHDQLVECARKYLLNVKPVWGTSSSANVDLSIAQYTGGIVKMEKDMSDVSLGPTPIPELTHIMIGLESCSFLEDDFIPFAVLNMMMGGGGSFSAGGPGKGMFTRLYLNVLNRHHWMYNATAYHHSYEDSGLLCIHASSDPRQVREMVEIITREFIQMAGTAGEMELERAKTQLKSMLMMNLESRPVIFEDVGRQVLSTGRRKLPHELCDLISNVTSSDIKRVTTKMLRSKPAVAALGNLTELPSYEHIQAALSSKDGRLPRMYRLFR, from the exons ATGGCGACGCACATGTCAAAGTGTAGAAGTTGGCGTTGCGTTCAAAG GTTTGGCATTGCAGCTTACAGAAAGTACAGCAGCGGCGGCACTTACCCAAATGTGTCCCTCTCCTCACCGCTGCCAGGGATCCCCAAGCCAGTGTTTGCGTCGGTGGATGGTCaggaaaaatatgaaacaaaaatcactaCACTAGAAAATGGTCTAAAGGTTGCTTCCCAAAACAAGTTTGGTCAGTTCTGCACAGTTGGAG ttttagtaAATTCTGGTTCCAGACATGAAGCAAAGTATCCAAGTGGAATAGCACACTTTATAGAGAAACTTGCCTTTTGT tccaCAGCTCAGTATACGAGTAAAGATGAAATTCTCCTTGCTTTGGAAAAACATGGAGGAATCTGTGACTGCCAAACATCAAG AGATACCACCATGTATGCTGTGTCTGCTGAAGTCAAAGGACTGGACACAGTGGTTAACCTCCTCTCTGATGCCGTTCTACAGCCTCGCCTGCTGG ATGAAGAGATTGAGATGACCAAAATGGCGGTGCGGTTTGAATTAGAAGATCTAAACATGAGGCCAGACCCTGAACCCTTACTGACTGAGATGATTCATGCT GCCGCGTATCGAGGCAATACAGTCGGACTACCACGCTTTTGTCCTGTAGACAGTGTGGACAAGATTGACAAGGGAACACTTCACAGCTACCTGCGTAACTACTTCTGTCCTGAGCGGATGGTACTAGCAGGTGTTGGCATCGAGCACGACCAGCTGGTTGAATGTGCCAGGAAGTACCTTCTAAATGTGAAGCCAGTGTGGGGAACAAGTTCATCTGCCAATGTTGACCTCTCTATCGCACAGTACACTGGCGGCATCGTAAAG ATGGAGAAGGACATGTCAGATGTGAGCCTCGGTCCGACCCCGATCCCAGAGCTCACCCACATCATGATTGGCCTGGAGAGCTGCTCCTTCCTG GAAGATGacttcatcccctttgcagtGCTCAATATGATGATGGGTGGAGGTGGCTCGTTTTCTGCAGGAGGACCTGGGAAAGGAATGTTTACCCGCCTGTACCTGAATGTACTGAACAG GCACCATTGGATGTACAATGCTACCGCCTACCACCATAGCTATGAGGACAGTGGTCTGCTGTGTATCCATGCCAGTTCAGACCCCAGACAG GTGCGGGAGATGGTGGAGATAATAACCAGAGAGTTCATTCAGATGGCGGGAACTGCAGGAGAG ATGGAGCTGGAGAGGGCCAAGACTCAGCTCAAGTCCATGTTAATGATGAACCTCGAGTCGCGGCCAGTTATTTTTGAAGATGTTGGCCGCCAGGTTCTCTCCACAGGAAGGAGGAAGCTGCCACATGAACTGTGTGATCTAATAA GCAATGTGACGTCCAGCGACATCAAGAGGGTTACTACCAAGATGCTGCGCAGCAAGCCTGCTGTAGCAGCCCTGGGCAACCTGACGGAGCTGCCTTCTTACGAACATATCCAGGCCGCGCTGTCCAGCAAGGATGGACGTCTGCCCCGCATGTACCGCCTCTTCCGATAG
- the inpp5e gene encoding phosphatidylinositol polyphosphate 5-phosphatase type IV: MTAGHNMTKLPKSSRTTSVEESIGTRRLRNSQESLSELTETGSSTDSLKGDQTALAPHGRVLGDSATIKDDQDSNVRPPSTLMTGSQVFQDRGESFFKYERRPPRQESDPTDQWVRSTKVRLSPVRPTGPLPALEESFATATLRAANRIDRDCLDYSLPAGKRPVERFHRNLSDSRLLENMGSDSASVNSLRSTYSVLSPIRPQDVRNRSFLEGSVLGSGALLGAEELDRYFPNRRVGVYVITWNMQGEKGLPGDIDDLLLPTDSEFAQDFYIIGVQEGCPDRREWETRLQETLGPYYVMLYATSHGVLYLNVFVRRDLIWFCSEVEHATVTTRIISQIKTKGAVGVAFTFFGTSFLFITSHFTSGDAKVYERVLDYNKIIEALALPKCLPDTNPYRSVPSDVTTRFDQVFWFGDFNFRLSKDRVEVEAIMNHTAGGNMGPLLEHDQLSKEINNGSIFKGFQEAPIHFRPTYKFDIGCDIYDTTSKQRTPSYTDRILFRSRQTDGIKVVKYTSCPSIKTSDHRPVVGVFQVKLRPGRDNIPLCAGQFDRGLYLEGIRRRITRELKRREAMKNQSSSTICTIS; encoded by the exons ATGACTGCTGGTCACAACATGACAAAGCTGCCCAAGTCCAGCAGGACTACCTCTGTGGAGGAATCCATAGGAACCAGGAGGCTGAGAAACAGCCAGGAGAGTTTAAGTGAACTGACAGAGACTGGCTCCTCCACAGACTCACTGAAAGGGGACCAAACAGCTCTAGCTCCCCACGGGCGTGTCCTTGGGGATAGTGCCACCATCAAAGATGACCAAGATTCCAATGTGAGACCTCCGTCAACTCTTATGACAGGATCCCAAGTCTTTCAGGACAGAGGGGAGAGTTTCTTTAAGTATGAAAGGAGGCCTCCCAGGCAAGAAAGCGACCCAACAGATCAGTGGGTTAGGTCCACCAAGGTGCGTCTGTCTCCAGTGCGACCTACTGGTCCATTGCCTGCTCTGGAGGAAAGCTTTGCAACAGCCACTTTGAGGGCAGCTAATAGGATTGACAGGGATTGTTTGGATTATTCTTTGCCTGCCGGGAAGAGGCCTGTAGAGAGATTCCACAGAAACTTGAGTGACAGCCGACTTTTGGAGAACATGGGCTCGGACAGTGCCTCTGTCAACTCCTTGAGGTCTACCTACAGTGTGCTTAGCCCCATCAGACCCCAGGATGTGAGGAACAG GAGCTTTCTGGAGGGGAGTGTGCTGGGAAGTGGTGCTCTGCTTGGAGCTGAGGAGCTGGACCGCTACTTCCCAAACAGGAGAGTGGGAGTCTATGTAATCACATGGAACATGCAGGGAGAGAAG GGGCTTCCAGGCGACATTGATGATCTGCTCCTTCCAACTGACTCTGAATTTGCTCaagatttttacattattggGGTCCAGGAAGGCTGTCCTGACAG GAGAGAGTGGGAGACCCGTCTTCAGGAGACATTGGGACCCTACTATGTCATGCTATATGCAACATCACATGGTGTTTTATATCTCAATGTATTTGTTCGACGAGATCTCATCTGGTTCTGCTCAG AGGTGGAGCATGCCACGGTAACAACCAGGATCATTTCTCAAATCAAGACCAAAGGGGCTGTGGGAGTTGCCTTTACCTTTTTTGGGACTTCATTCCTCTTCATTACATCCCACTTTACCT cTGGAGATGCCAAGGTTTATGAAAGAGTTCTAGATTACAACAAGATCATTGAGGCTTTAGCGCTTCCAAAATGCCTTCCAGACACCAACCCTTACCGCTCCGTACCAT CTGATGTCACTACAAGATTCGACCAGGTCTTTTGGTTTGGAGATTTCAACTTTCGACTGAGTAAGGACCGAGTAGAAGTAGAAGCCATCATGAACCACACAGCTGGCGGTAACATGGGCCCACTGTTGGAGCATGACCAACTCTCCAAAGAGATAAACAATG GTTCAATCTTCAAAGGCTTTCAAGAGGCCCCAATACACTTCCGCCCAACGTACAAGTTTGACATTGGATGTGATATTTACGACACGACTTCTAAACAGAGAACACCTTCATACACA GACAGGATCCTGTTCAGGAGCAGGCAGACAGATGGCATTAAAGTGGTAAAGTACACCAGCTGCCCCAGCATCAAGACTTCAGACCATCGGCCTGTTGTTGGAGTCTTCCAGGTCAAACTCAGGCCAGGCAGAGACAA TATTCCCCTGTGCGCGGGACAGTTTGACCGGGGCTTGTACTTGGAAGGCATCAGGAGGAGAATCACCAGAGagctgaagaggagggaggcCATGAAGAACCAAAGTAGCAGTACTATCTGCACCATCTCCTAA